Genomic DNA from Clostridium sp. BJN0013:
CCACAAGCAAAAATGTCTATGGACAATACACTTCTCCATCATCAGATGATAATTGCATTAAAATAACCTATGGTCATAGTAAAGACAAAAGACCTGATCTGAAACAAATTATGTTTGGAATTGCCTGCACTAATGACAAAACTATTGTTACCGGAGAAGTTTTGGATGGCAGCACCAGTGATAAAACATGGAATACAGACTTCATAAAAAAAATAAGAACTACTGCCGATAAACTTGATGTTAATAATATGATATATGTTGCTGACAGTGCTGCACTTACAAAAGACAATCTTTATGCAGCTTTTGAGCATAATATAAGTCTTATTTGCTTACTGCCATCTACTTTTAATATTGAAAAAGAACTTAAGAGTAAGGCTTATGAAAATACAGAAAAGTGGACTGATGTAGGTAAAATCAGCAATAGAAAAGATTCTGCAAAGTGCAAAATACAAAGCTTTATTGATGAAATTAATGACCGGAAGTATAGGTTTATTGTATGTCATTCAAGTGCGTTAGATAACCGTAAAATTAATTCTTTAAAGAAAAAAAGAGATAAAGAAGAAATGAATATTAAAAAGATTATAAAGGACTTTGAGAAGAATGAGTATTATTGTGAACAGGATGCAGTAAGCGAACTTAAACGATTTATCGGTGAGAATGAACTCGATTTTTATACTATAGATGGTACAGTCTACTCCAAGGATAAGAAAAAGAAAACAGAGGAAAATTAAAGGCGGGAGAGAAAGTTCAAATGGAGACTAAATTTAAATTGTCTCTGCAATATGATATAAACTATGGTGCATTTGAAAGAGCCAAAAATGAAGCAGGAATGTTTGTACTTCTAACCAACATATTAGATACCCAGGCTATGTCTGATGAAGATATATTGAAG
This window encodes:
- a CDS encoding IS1634 family transposase — protein: MANVLVDRHPLSRLDEFYENTDVEKFFGSGINYRHLNDDALGRALDDFYEVNPKESFSNIALEGIKTFNVEVKSIHADTTSKNVYGQYTSPSSDDNCIKITYGHSKDKRPDLKQIMFGIACTNDKTIVTGEVLDGSTSDKTWNTDFIKKIRTTADKLDVNNMIYVADSAALTKDNLYAAFEHNISLICLLPSTFNIEKELKSKAYENTEKWTDVGKISNRKDSAKCKIQSFIDEINDRKYRFIVCHSSALDNRKINSLKKKRDKEEMNIKKIIKDFEKNEYYCEQDAVSELKRFIGENELDFYTIDGTVYSKDKKKKTEEN